The genomic segment GCATAAAATTACAACAGTTGTTTTTGATAAAACTGGTACCTTAACTAAAGGCGAAATTGAAGTTAAAGATTATATTGGTGATGAAAAATACTTACCAATAATTGGTTCATTTCAATTAAACATAAAACATCCAATTGCTTCAGGAATTATTAATTATCTCAATAAAAAAAATATTGACTGTAATATAAAATTACGCCAAATTGATACTGATTTTTTAGCGTTCACATACTTAGATGATCATTATCAAATAATTAAATATAGTAATTTTAAAAGTGCAGGATTAGCACCAGAAATTAATTTTAGACAGACTACAAACACAAGCTCATTATTGTTTAAAAACGAAAATCTTGTAGCTCAAATATTTTTTGAAGATAAACTGAGAGAAGGTGTAGATGATAAGATTCAAGAGTTGATGGGGCAGGGTTTTAAAGTTGTAATGATTACTGGTGATAATATTGGAGTTGCTAAAAAAGTTGCTATTTCATTAAAAATAAAACATGTATATGCAAATATGACACCTGATAAAAAGCTTCTTTTAATTAAAGAAATGCAAATGAATGGGGAAAAAGTTCTTTTTGCAGGTGATGGCTTAAATGATGCTTTGGCTATTAAACAAGCAGATTTATCAATTGCAGTTATTAATAAAAGCACTTATTTAGATCTTGATGCAGATATTGCTTTGTTAGATTCAAAAATTAGTTTAATAGTTGACACTATAAATGAAGTTAAAAATACTAAAAAAATTATTTATTCAAATTTATTTTGAGCATTCACTTATAATTTAATAATAATACCTTTGGCTTTATTTGGTGTGTTATCACCACACATTGGAATGTTAGCAATGTTTTTATCATCTATTTTAGTTTTATTAAATTCTTTGTTTTTTAAAATGAGAAAGTAAATAAGATGAAAGAAATTACAAGATGTGATTGATCAAATAATGATGTTTTAAATAGTTACCATGATAATGAATTGTGCATTGTTAGTACGATAATAACTGTCTTTTGGAAATGTTCTTTTAGAGTAAAATTAACCATGTTTGACATGATTGATTATTTTAATAAAAAATAGTTCAAAAATTTTGATAAATACATTTGAGGTTTTACTAATAATAAACAAATAATAAATTATTTAAAATTATCTTATGGATTTGAAAAAAGGATTTAAACTTGCAGGTCCAGTCACAAAATACTCATTTTTGTAATCAATTGGTATTATTGACGATATTTAACTTCTTGTTTTAAACAAAGCATTAATTTTGTCGTTCATAATATTTATAAAAATACTATTATTTGTTTTTTCAAACATGTATAAAGCTCAATAACTTCATAAATAATTTTGAAACAAAATTAAATCACTTAATTTCTTTTTTTCTTTTTCTGTTAAATTTAATAACTCAATAAATTTATCATGTTTTTTAACAGGCAATGACTCGCTAATAAAACTTGCATAATCAAATAAGTAATGATTATATGAAGCATATTCAAAATCAATAACTTTTCATCCCTTTTTGAAATTAATAAAGTTATTTAAAACTAAATCATTATGAGAAAAAACAGGATAAGAACCATCATCTCAATAATTATTTAAAATTTTAATTATTCTTGAGTCAAAAACTTTTAGTTGTTGAATTTCTTTTTGAACGTTAGATTTAAAAAACATCAAAAAATCAAGTGGTTTAAATACTGCAATATTTTCTAATTTTAAATTATGAATATTTTTTATAATATTGATAATTGTTAGCATTTTATTAGTGCATACATTTACTTGACTAAGTGTTTTAACATTTTTAAAAAAAAGGGTTTGAGAAGTAAATAAAGTTTCTTTTTGATAAGCAAAA from the Entomoplasma ellychniae genome contains:
- a CDS encoding phosphotransferase family protein — translated: MNKNKILGLTNKINVKNNILYKESHIFCDDYLNRNNEIAIYDQLNKIKNKYVIIPFAYQKETLFTSQTLFFKNVKTLSQVNVCTNKMLTIINIIKNIHNLKLENIAVFKPLDFLMFFKSNVQKEIQQLKVFDSRIIKILNNYWDDGSYPVFSHNDLVLNNFINFKKGWKVIDFEYASYNHYLFDYASFISESLPVKKHDKFIELLNLTEKEKKKLSDLILFQNYLWSYWALYMFEKTNNSIFINIMNDKINALFKTRS